Within the Erigeron canadensis isolate Cc75 chromosome 6, C_canadensis_v1, whole genome shotgun sequence genome, the region GTTGAATTCTTGAACACAATGATTCACCATCAAAATTCTCTCCACCCAAATGAGTGTCACCACCCACAGCTTATCAAAGATGAATACAGTTTTCTCGTTTGGGCAATTTACTTCAGCACTTCTATCTAAACCATAAGCAATTGCTGCTGATGTTGGCTCGCTAAACCTCCCCCGGAGTTTCTCTAGTATATACTATGAACTaattaactcatcaaaatcaGTGTTACTAGGGTTCCTAccagtttgattttttttgcaGACTAACCAACCAAAAGTATGTGTGTTTAAGCTTTAGTATAGTCCAGTACTTGTATGTAAAAAATTTAATCGATAATCATTTTCACTTTAGGCCATGGCCCCATAATTAACCGGTTAGGACAATATAGTGAAACCCCAGTGGTACAACCACATGTGCCCAACTGCCCATAGATGAAAGTCACGGGTTCGAAACTTGTCATAGGcaagtggagaaactatatctttTGTGACACATGTGTGAGAATGGTGGCTTAACAAACATAAGTTTTATGCGGTATGTGCTCTGCGTGTCAAGACGCTACATGGACCAAGAGGGTTCGtccatttaattttatttttttaaaacatattgtGCAGCTAATACACTAATTAACAAAGAGTAAGTCAAGGGTTTTTCATATGAAGGAATTGAAGTAACTCACCAAAAATCGTGTTATGAAGGTTCCTGCCGATTTGATTTTTGCAGACTTGCCAACCAAGATTTGTGTACCGTCCCATGCAACGCATGACGGTGTGATCTTGTTTCCTTGTTCGTTAGGAATGATCTCAGCTCGACACGGTTGTGCTTATCGAACCATCCCGCCACACACGAGTATATATGTTGTTCCAAGATCAATACCTACTGCTACTCTTCCTCCTCCTGACATGATCTTAGTTGTAACCTACAAATTAAATTATCTAAAGCAAACTACGTACTGTTAGTTAGAGATAATTAATAGTACTTATCCTTTCAGCTGTAATCTAAATGTGAAATGTTTAATGATTACTattaacaattaatatataatcccaaaaacttatataaaaaaaaagaaaccccAAAGACGTGAGTACCCGCAATAGTGTCGTTTGGGTTGACGGGCTGCGGGCTAGCGTTTTAATGGGTTCATATACTTTAACCAAACCCAACTCATTCAATAATTGAGTTGAAAATTCGAACTTAAATCCAATCTGCTTATAATAGACATGTTAATAGTGGTGTTCTACATGTAGGgatgggtattgtaaaacaaatattaaagtaaaataaataggaaAAAATCTTTGACGTTTAGTACTATGGAATTTGTATGTCTTCTCTTTTTTCAAGTGAACTTGTATACCTTGTCTAATTGATTATAGCCTCAAATATGCTACGtgagaaacaaataaaaactctaAAAATTATCCTAACTTAATCCTACAAGTCTGCTAGACTTCATTGAACCTTAACGTCCACTTTTCCTAATTATTCGGCTGGCTAATAACTAAATTGTTTACCAAGTCCACATACTCAATAAACTATACTAGACGTGACTAATATGGAATTCTCCTGCTCCATATATGGAGCCAAATCCGACCCATATCCAAATCCCATAGCCGGTGAGTCTTGACCCGTTTAACCCGATGAACCATAACTCGTGAATGACCCGATTAATCCAACATATTATATCTTTGGTACACTATGATCCTGGTACTGAGCCTTAGCCTATCTCCAATATTAAGGACGTTTttgtcacatcatatccttacaaatccttaaaatccttaCACATCTTTAAAATCCTTTAGTTTTATCTCTAATCATGCagatatccttacatatccttacatctaaatacaaaaataaaataaaattagagaTAGCTTAAAtgcatgcatcaaaaaatctttagttttgcaCAAATTTCAATGGCAAATGATATCTATGAATAACTAAAGGCACCTATGGACACCTAAAAACACCCCATTGGAAATAATCTTAAAGGTGGTACCAAAGGGGGCCCAAATGCCCCTCTCGAAAAAGAAATTTTATCACAGATTCTCAAAAATTtcctaaaattttataaaatttgccCCCTTACGGAGTtattttttatgagttttttaaTTATGCCacctcttaaaaaaaatttagttacgGTCTCTGTAGCATACCTTTGATGTTGATAGAGAGTTgagtttttgagaaaaaaattgGAACAGTGACATATCGATTAAAGCTAGTTTCTGATGGGTcaggtatattatatatataacgtctTTCATTCATGTTTacttataaaagaaagaaaaaaagcaaAGGGGGCAAAGTGTTAAAGTTTAATTAGGAgtaaatcacattttttgttcttgaacttgacacgttttgcacttttcgttcttaaagtgaaaaaatagcaaaaaaatcTTAAACTTGGCACTTTTAACACTTTTCGTCCCCGCGATAATGGTGTTAGTTTTTCTCCGTTAAGTTCGCCAACATTCGTTAGattttttgttcacttttcgtCTTTCCcattatttttcactttttttttcattttggtaATTTCAAAACTGCCCAATGATGTATAAACCGTATTTGAAAGTAGAGTAAGAGAActattacaatttttttatatttatacttatcCATCAATAAATGGAGTGAAACTGTTACCAATGCAGTTTGGGCCCACATGTGAAGTTGAGAGACGCGGATTCAATCATTGGGAATGCCCAAAATCATGTGGGTATTAAGTGAAGGTATATTACCGGCATCATAACCCTTACGGGGTGGGTGATGGAGATCCAATTTGAATCCGAGGACAAGGTGTCTTTCTTTACCCTTAtacttatcaaaatatatttattgaaatTTAGATAAcactataatttaaaaaaaaaaaaaacattatagtATAATGGTTGGTTCGTTTGATGATTTGTAAAGTTTAATAATCGaaattgttagaaaaataattatagtcatatatgtttaattagataTGATCAGAACACatataatactaaaaatatgaatatttattgtttaataatgctatcttaaaagaaaaaaaattttcttttacgtatgaataattttaataatactcattggaaaatgactaatcctcctaacaaaatagcctaaaaatccttctaacaTTCTAGGAAGGTGACATATGGTATCCATTAATTATCTTTCTTAATCTTACCACCTGATTTTTctacatgtcatcatccaatagttaggaggatttttagactattttgttaggaggattaatcatttcccattaGAAAGTATATAACTATTTTCTTTTAAGATTCGTTATCTACTCCTATATGATTTATACATTGCTGGACTGTTTtgacattttcaaaaataaaaaaaaaagtaaaaaaagagaaggacgaaaagtgaacaaaactaacaaatgtTGGCAACCTTAACAGAGAAAAACTAACATCGTTATTGCGGGgccgaaaagtgaaaaaagtgccAAGTTTAAGGTCTttttgctattttttcactttaaggacgaaaagtgcAAAACGTGTCAAGTTAAAGGaggaaaaatgtaatttactcttaattTTTTACTCGAAGAAGTAATTTCGTATTCCCATTAATCCTTGTGCACCAAGTCAGTCAAGTTTAGAAACTtggttattatttatatataaggcTTCAAAGCCATGGTATTAATATTCATTCTTTCAGAAAAGTAAGAAGAGAATTAACCTGCTGTACGTAAGAGATATTTTAAACCATTGTTATCGTAGCTACTACGGTTGTTATTTTTTTCAACGACAATGGGTAAggatcatatttttctttatttttgtttctgtgtatattatgtattatttaaCTCGAATTGTAATTTTTGGAAAATATAATTTCTTCTTCAGAACCTGTTGCAAAGGAGGTGAACAAAAGACACTTGAATGTGGTATTCATCGGTCATGTTGgtgagtctttttttttttttttatgtagttCGTTTCGTTGGGTGTTCTATCTGTTGGTTAAGTTATCCCGTATAGTTTTGATTAGATGGCGTACGTTTTACTATCAAACtgcttgttttttttaagtttgagAGTTTTTATATCCATATGAAGATAGAGACCGTCGtctaataataatacatatgtTTTGGTCGGCCTATAGATGCTGGAAAGTCTAGCATTGCAGGCCAGATACTATACCTCAGTGGCCAAGTTGATGAGCGCACAATCCAAAAGTGCCAGAAAGATGCCAAAGCTAATGGTAGAGAGAGTTGGTAAGTCGTCTCTGGTCTTTTGATACAGCTCTGCACATATTCTGAATTATTATATGCGCGCTGTTACTCCTTATCATATTTGTTGTCCTGTTGTAGTATGTTTTATCAACGTGGTGTGTAGCGTTTTCTATACCCAAGTCGTTTATTTTCATCACTTTTTTCACCAGTTTCCTTTGCTGTTTGTTTCTTAATAACATCTCCTACCTACTATGGTTCATGGTTATTTCTATATATCCTGCATTCTTCTTGAGCATAATTGAAACAACTTATTTGGACCTATATCCCCTTTGACATACACAGACAAACACATAATGTATATTTGTGTGCCTTTTCTGGGCCTTTTATTATGATCTTGATTGAGTCACCTTTACTTTATTTTGCGTCATCGGTATTTTCACTTTCACATTTACTTCACATTAGGTTTATGGCATACATTATGGATGTTAATGAAGAGGAGAGGGCGAAGGTATTGTTGATCTACCTCTTTCGTTTTTCAGAGATAAAGATTGTTCAAATTGCTATCTCAATAGTTTATCCTTGCTGTGTTTTTATGCTTGATTCGTGTATCTCTTCAATCCCAAATGCTCATTGTAGGGGATAACAGTTGAAGTTGCACAGGCAGATTTTGAGACCGAAACTACACGATTTACAATACTGGATGCACCGGTAACTGTCTTTCCTTGCTACCATTGAATTAGTGAAATAGCAGGGCTATATTATAATACTTTCTTcgtttaaattattaaaaacatgCATTTATTTGGCTTTGTCCATCCACTTTCCTTGTTATGTTGTGAAAAATTGATAACCGTGACACGGTTTGTGGTTACACTATCTTGTGTGTGCATTAATTTTTTCAATGATCATATTACATTGCTTTTAAACAACTTTCAGGGCCATAAAAGTTATGTACCGAATATGATTAGTGGTACTTCTCAAGCAGATATCGGTGTCCTGGTAAGCTTTTTGTTTAATGCAGTCTCGTTATCCAAAAATTGTCATGgctttgttatatatgtttgttatcaCACACTTTCTTAGGTCATATCTGCTCGAAAAGGAGAATTCGAAAGTGGCTTTCAGGGAGGTGGGCAAACCTGTGAACATATTCAACTTGCAAAGACTTTAGGCATTTCGAAGCTGCTTGTTGTTGTCAACAAAATGGATGATAAGACTGTTAACTGGTCAAAAAAGAGGTGATTCGGAAAGTTCTAATTATGTTTTGTATACTGCGTAACAGAAATCTAATTCATATGTTCATCGTAAAGCTGTTTATTTTTGTAGGTATGATGAAATTGAGTCAGAAATGGTTCCGTTCTTAAAGTTTTCAGGCTACAATGTGAAGAAAGGTAGAGAAGTGTAGTGTTGTTTGTATACTTGTTGTGTTTGTGGTTGTCTGTTCACATATGTTATTCTAGTAAATATTTTATTCCACTTTCAATAACTGCAGATATTCAGTTTCTTCCAATATCTGGTCTTCGTGGTACCAACATGAAAACTAGAATGGACAAAAAGGTATGTCCGTGGTGGGATGGTCAATGTCTCTTTGAAGCACTTGACGTTATCGATGTTCCACCACGTGATCTAAATGGTCCATTCAGGTATTTCTCTTCTTTGATGTTCTGTTGTCATTGAAAGAAATTGATATCTTTTGCTTTAACTGAATATTTAATTCTCAGAATGCCAATATTTGACAAGTATAAAGACATGGGGGCGGTTGTTATGGGAGAAGTAGAATCTGGCAGTGTACATGAGGGTGATAATCTGCTGGTTATGCCGAACAAGGTGTGTTCATCAACGATACATTCTCATTCTTCAAACTCTCTTCAAGACTTCTTATTTTCGTTTACTTTCATCCTTCCAAACACCATTTTCTAAGACGGAACAATTGAAAATTCTTTTTGCAGGTCAAGGTAAAAGTTGTTGCTATATTTTTTAACGAGGAGAAAGTCAAGGACAAAGTTAACAGTGCCGGACTTGGTGAAAATCTAAGAATTCGTATAATAGggattgaagaagaagacataCGCCCGGGCTTTGTGCTTTGCAGTATTGGTatgctttctttcttttttcttttttttttttgtggcaAAATGCCGATAATATATTAATGGGAGATGAACATAAATTCCATTGATGATACACATGAGTTGCTCATATTATGAACATAGGTCACTTGACAAATAAATAATTCAAGCTATAGGACAAAACTAATGAGTAGAGTTTTTCAGTTGGAATCACTAGAACATGTGACACATATTTTCTTCCCCTTTTCCTTTATTTATGTCTATGACTCCATGATCATATCAACAGATTACACATGTGTATGTGTGAAGCATTGTTATTTTTCAGTTAATACAGTAAGATAGGAAGGTGAGTCATTGTTAAGTAGATGTGggaattttgacccatttcctaTAATTTGTCCTGGTTTATGTTTTATTGTAACGAGTAACATGAGTTGAAGGGGTTGAAAGTGAATCTGAAGTGTATTGTCATGTATAAACGGTCGGTCTGGTTTGTTCTTAATCTGTAACGGTGGCCCACTTGATCCTACCGTTCAACTCAGATAAGTTACCACTGGGTTTGACCCAAACCCATCTTTTGACCTGTTATGCGACCCAtctgacccacccattttgctacttctaatgttatgtttttatcAGTTCCTTATTTTTTAGGCGCCTGTACCCTATGGTCCCTATAACTCTTGTATTAATGTCTCTATTTTTATATGCAGAAAAACCGATACCAGTAGTAAATGAGTTTGTCGCCCAGATGAAAATTCTTGGATTGGTGGACAAtgtatgaaaataaaataagtattttctTTGGATTTGTTTTTATGCTTCATAAGTTATTTTATCCCGTTTGGTTTTGAGtaatctctttttctttttagactCTATTGGCTGCTGGTTACAATGCTAATTTGCACATTCATTCTGTTCTCGAGAATTGTGAGATCATGGAATTATTCACGCAGAAGATTGATCCTAAAACTGGGAAACCGGTTGATCCCATGAAAAAGAAGGTTGTCTTTGTGAAGATTGGTGATGTTGTTATGTGTCGTATTAAGGTTAGTATTCACATGACACAAACATTTGGGTGACTTTTATCAGACATTAATTTTTAGGAAGGCATCAAATTTTTATATGGTCATTTCTTAAACATCTTCCTCAGGTGACTAATATGATATGTATCGAGAAGTTCTCAGATTTCCAACAGCTTGGTCGGTTTTCTCTTCGATCAAACGGTAATAATCTTTTTAGATAGtttgaaaatgttaaatgcCAACTGTAGAAAGTTGATAAATGAGATAACCAGTGGAAATGCAAGCAATAAAACAATTGTTGGTTTCTATTATACAGACAAAACCATTGCAATTGGAAAAGTTACAGATATTCATGCATAAACTGCTTTGGGAGAGATGGTAATGTTTCTTCTAATTTCCGTttgatatttgtattttttttttccctagaTAGTTTACTGGTTGTTTGGATTGTAAATGCACATTGTTCAGAAGTTGCTAGCCTTCATTGTGTAAAAAATTATTCCCAATTGCAGATTCTCTTTTTAAAATTCTCGAAATATAATTGAATTTCAACCTAATAATAATAGATCATGTATCATTTTCTCAGTGCCCGCCAACACTAAAATCACAGTCATTAAAAGTTGAGGGTCAATCAACTTCGGTTTCTGATAAAAACAAAGATGTTAAACTGTTGTATTTGCCGAAAGTGACTTAGATGAGGATGGATTAGCTAAATAGAACGGAAAGTTGCAATTCGATCTTTTATGTTATTATGCTTTATAATGCAGGTAAGCCCCGGTCGTTCTAGTATATGATCGAGAAGCTAACTGGGAGCAGAGTTTGGTGAAACAAGCAGGATTCCATATATGTTTTGAATATCTTATGGTTGCATAATGAGGTATACAGGACTAAGTAATTGATGACACATTTCGCAAGTCACAAAAGTACCATGCTGGAGGCCACAATTCGGTGTCGATATGGTTA harbors:
- the LOC122604224 gene encoding eukaryotic peptide chain release factor GTP-binding subunit ERF3A-like, encoding MVSSSEPVAKEVNKRHLNVVFIGHVDAGKSSIAGQILYLSGQVDERTIQKCQKDAKANGRESWFMAYIMDVNEEERAKGITVEVAQADFETETTRFTILDAPGHKSYVPNMISGTSQADIGVLVISARKGEFESGFQGGGQTCEHIQLAKTLGISKLLVVVNKMDDKTVNWSKKRYDEIESEMVPFLKFSGYNVKKDIQFLPISGLRGTNMKTRMDKKVCPWWDGQCLFEALDVIDVPPRDLNGPFRMPIFDKYKDMGAVVMGEVESGSVHEGDNLLVMPNKVKVKVVAIFFNEEKVKDKVNSAGLGENLRIRIIGIEEEDIRPGFVLCSIEKPIPVVNEFVAQMKILGLVDNTLLAAGYNANLHIHSVLENCEIMELFTQKIDPKTGKPVDPMKKKVVFVKIGDVVMCRIKVTNMICIEKFSDFQQLGRFSLRSNDKTIAIGKVTDIHA